One part of the Streptomyces sp. NBC_00286 genome encodes these proteins:
- a CDS encoding alpha/beta fold hydrolase: MSFVLIHGAGFGADCWDELIPHLSADVLAVDLPGRGTRAETELGTVTLADCADAVREDIEAKDLRDVVLVGHSFAGVTVPLVLNLIPERIRQVVLVSAVVPPDGSRVLDQIDPGVRELVEQSITAGVYQQTREGAAAMLCNDMDEATATSALDRLADDSAALLSEPVDLSGYRRDISRTYVHLTRDQCYVEELQQRSIALLQADVIDLDTGHMAMISAPERLAAVLNTVHG; this comes from the coding sequence ATGTCCTTCGTTCTCATTCACGGCGCCGGCTTCGGCGCGGACTGCTGGGACGAGTTGATTCCTCACCTGAGTGCGGATGTGCTGGCGGTCGACCTTCCCGGCCGCGGCACGAGGGCCGAAACCGAACTGGGCACGGTCACTCTCGCGGACTGCGCCGACGCGGTCCGGGAGGACATCGAGGCGAAGGACCTGCGGGACGTGGTGCTGGTCGGCCACTCCTTCGCGGGTGTCACGGTGCCGCTCGTCCTGAACCTCATACCCGAACGGATCCGTCAGGTCGTCCTCGTGTCCGCTGTCGTACCTCCCGACGGATCCCGGGTGCTCGACCAGATCGATCCCGGCGTACGGGAACTGGTCGAGCAGTCCATCACTGCCGGGGTCTACCAACAGACCCGCGAGGGTGCTGCCGCGATGCTGTGCAACGACATGGACGAGGCGACTGCCACGTCCGCCCTGGACCGGCTGGCCGACGATTCAGCCGCGCTGCTGAGCGAGCCCGTGGACCTGAGCGGCTACCGGCGGGACATCTCGCGGACATACGTGCACCTCACCCGGGACCAGTGCTACGTCGAGGAACTCCAGCAGCGATCCATCGCACTGCTCCAGGCGGACGTCATCGACCTCGACACCGGTCACATGGCAATGATCAGCGCGCCCGAAAGGCTCGCCGCCGTCCTCAACACCGTTCACGGCTAG
- a CDS encoding SRPBCC family protein — MTSRSVVVERRIAAGQRRVWEALTDLQGMERVLSGVSKVEILTDGAFDVGTRWRETRRMFGKDATEEMWVTASEPPERYVVEAQSRGTRYVSEWLLRADGPSATTVRMTFSAEAPGGVMGLLAKILGGVGARAVSRAIAKDLDDVASSVEGRSD; from the coding sequence ATGACCAGCAGAAGCGTGGTCGTGGAGCGGCGCATCGCCGCAGGCCAGAGACGTGTGTGGGAGGCCCTGACCGACCTGCAGGGCATGGAGCGCGTACTCAGCGGCGTCTCGAAGGTCGAAATCCTCACGGACGGGGCCTTTGACGTCGGCACGCGGTGGCGGGAGACCCGGCGCATGTTCGGCAAGGACGCCACCGAGGAGATGTGGGTGACCGCCAGCGAACCACCCGAGCGCTATGTGGTGGAGGCCCAATCGCGTGGCACCCGTTACGTCTCGGAGTGGCTGCTGCGGGCGGACGGCCCGTCGGCGACGACCGTCCGCATGACGTTCAGTGCCGAGGCACCAGGCGGCGTCATGGGCCTGCTCGCCAAGATTCTCGGCGGCGTGGGCGCACGGGCAGTGAGCAGAGCCATCGCGAAGGATCTCGACGACGTTGCCTCGTCGGTTGAGGGCCGCAGCGACTGA
- a CDS encoding serine/threonine-protein kinase, whose product MTTPATGDFDAGHVGVGDRVGPYRLLRNLGAGGMGRVCLARSEGGRTVAVKLIKPELAAEPQFRERFRLEVAAARRVSDRWTAPVLDADTEAETPWVATGYIAGSSLEHIVSPRGHGPLPAHSVRTLAYGLACALLDIHGAGLVHRDLKPSNILITIDGPRVIDFGIARALDAVPGSTLTSSGMLVGSPAFMSPEQIRDEPVGPAADVFCMAAVLAYAATGQTPFGGGGSGGVHAVMFRIAQEEPDLAGIEEPLRELIADCLAKEPTARPTPEEVAARVQPVATGTSSPPWLPAQIIAELGRSAVELLDTDTPASGAPASTASASASASPSSAPVPASAPGSGSGSGSGSGESASSPAGFPASWEETPVAERSEWGTQVVPKPDLRSAEAAPAPDPSSRPRRAGRGRRVAIALGAAAVVVAGAVFGASAAGVPLPFGDSSESGSGDGGGPESDVPKEFVGIWAGSVERDGKPTGQYRRFAVSPGQVGEIVATSISLGKHYECKSDGTLTAKPSGGGNGNGSGTSLRLDTKVVSSVPPDTCSALGEHVLSRGAGDSLRWEAAGRTAELRRIAGPEKLPEGVLGTWQRPLDGGGTQRMTIEQKPVGSPAAALVSDGAGNHCEADMNLVSTGEANRPIRFAPPEADRANSSGPCNFGGSSTLRREGETLVRILAGGERLTYTRG is encoded by the coding sequence ATGACGACGCCGGCGACGGGCGACTTCGATGCCGGCCACGTGGGGGTCGGCGACAGAGTCGGGCCGTACCGGCTGCTCAGAAACCTCGGCGCCGGCGGCATGGGCCGGGTCTGCCTGGCCCGCTCCGAGGGCGGGCGCACGGTCGCGGTCAAGCTCATCAAGCCGGAGTTGGCCGCCGAACCCCAGTTCCGCGAGCGCTTCCGGCTCGAAGTCGCGGCGGCGCGCAGGGTGAGCGACCGCTGGACGGCGCCGGTCCTCGACGCGGACACCGAGGCCGAGACGCCGTGGGTGGCCACCGGCTACATCGCGGGATCCTCGCTCGAGCACATCGTCTCGCCGCGCGGGCACGGCCCGTTGCCCGCCCACTCCGTACGCACGCTCGCCTACGGACTCGCCTGCGCCCTGCTCGACATCCACGGGGCCGGACTGGTCCACCGGGACCTCAAGCCCTCCAACATCCTGATCACCATCGACGGCCCCCGCGTCATCGACTTCGGCATCGCGCGGGCGCTGGACGCGGTGCCCGGCTCGACCCTGACCAGCTCGGGCATGCTCGTCGGCTCGCCTGCCTTCATGTCCCCCGAGCAGATCAGGGACGAGCCGGTGGGCCCGGCCGCCGACGTCTTCTGCATGGCCGCGGTACTGGCGTACGCGGCGACCGGGCAGACCCCCTTCGGCGGTGGCGGCTCCGGCGGTGTGCACGCCGTGATGTTCCGCATCGCGCAGGAGGAGCCGGACCTGGCGGGGATCGAGGAGCCGCTGCGGGAACTGATCGCGGACTGCCTCGCCAAGGAGCCGACGGCCAGGCCGACTCCCGAGGAGGTGGCCGCACGGGTGCAGCCGGTGGCGACCGGCACCTCGTCGCCGCCGTGGCTGCCCGCCCAGATCATCGCCGAACTGGGGCGCAGCGCTGTTGAGTTGCTGGACACGGATACGCCGGCGTCGGGGGCGCCGGCGTCGACCGCCTCCGCTTCCGCGTCTGCTTCTCCGTCGTCGGCGCCAGTACCGGCATCGGCACCCGGATCGGGATCGGGATCGGGATCGGGATCGGGCGAGTCCGCGTCGTCACCCGCCGGTTTCCCCGCGAGCTGGGAGGAGACTCCCGTGGCGGAACGGTCGGAGTGGGGGACGCAGGTCGTGCCGAAACCGGACCTCCGGTCCGCGGAGGCGGCTCCGGCTCCGGATCCGTCGTCGCGACCCCGTCGCGCGGGCAGGGGCCGACGGGTCGCGATCGCGCTGGGAGCCGCCGCCGTGGTGGTGGCGGGCGCCGTGTTCGGTGCGTCGGCCGCCGGTGTGCCGTTGCCCTTCGGGGACTCCTCGGAGTCGGGCTCCGGTGACGGCGGCGGCCCGGAATCGGACGTGCCCAAGGAGTTCGTCGGCATCTGGGCGGGCTCGGTCGAGCGGGACGGGAAGCCCACCGGTCAGTACCGCCGGTTCGCCGTCTCGCCGGGGCAGGTGGGCGAGATCGTCGCCACCAGCATCAGCCTCGGCAAGCACTACGAGTGCAAGAGCGACGGCACCCTCACCGCCAAGCCCTCCGGCGGCGGAAACGGCAACGGCAGCGGTACGTCACTGCGGCTGGACACCAAGGTCGTCAGCAGCGTCCCTCCGGACACCTGCTCGGCCCTCGGCGAGCACGTCCTCTCCAGAGGTGCGGGTGACTCCCTCCGCTGGGAAGCCGCGGGGCGTACCGCCGAACTGCGCAGGATCGCGGGACCGGAGAAGCTCCCCGAAGGGGTGCTCGGCACCTGGCAGCGGCCTCTGGACGGCGGCGGCACGCAGCGGATGACCATCGAGCAGAAGCCGGTGGGCAGCCCGGCCGCCGCACTGGTCTCGGACGGCGCCGGCAACCACTGCGAGGCCGACATGAACCTGGTCTCCACAGGCGAGGCGAACCGCCCGATCCGTTTCGCCCCACCGGAGGCCGACCGCGCCAACTCCTCCGGCCCCTGCAACTTCGGCGGCTCCTCCACACTGCGCCGCGAGGGCGAGACACTCGTACGCATACTGGCGGGCGGCGAGCGGCTCACGTATACGCGGGGGTGA
- a CDS encoding MvdC/MvdD family ATP grasp protein, translating into MTVLILTSEGDVTADMVVAKLHEMGTPMMRLDPADLPDKAVLSADFAHGDFDGHLSKNGQVLSMGGLRSVWVRRPGEPAAHAAHPSAWLTAETRQALFGMLHSAAARWMNHPCNADQARLKPWQLRVAHLSGFAVPPTVFTTSPRLARQFAEAHRDVVVKSASGPPPGDPGLALPTTLIGPDADFTAVASGPALLQRYVRKRADIRLTCVGTRLFAARKTAEPDQVDGRYGDTEHTWQAVPVPERVGKPVHEYVALAGLAYAAFDFAEDEDGIWWFLECNQSGQFGFVELETGQPISETVALWLSQRKADRGVPQSYW; encoded by the coding sequence ATGACCGTGCTCATCCTCACGTCCGAGGGGGACGTGACCGCCGACATGGTGGTGGCCAAGCTGCACGAGATGGGGACCCCCATGATGCGGCTGGACCCCGCCGACCTGCCGGACAAAGCCGTGTTGTCGGCCGACTTCGCCCATGGCGACTTCGACGGCCACCTGTCGAAGAACGGGCAGGTGCTCAGCATGGGAGGCCTGCGCTCCGTATGGGTGCGCAGGCCCGGCGAACCGGCCGCGCACGCGGCACACCCCTCGGCGTGGTTGACCGCCGAGACCCGTCAGGCGCTGTTCGGAATGCTCCACTCCGCCGCTGCGCGCTGGATGAACCATCCGTGCAACGCCGATCAAGCCCGCCTGAAGCCATGGCAGTTGAGGGTGGCTCACCTCAGCGGCTTTGCCGTACCACCGACTGTATTCACCACCTCCCCGCGCCTGGCACGGCAGTTCGCCGAGGCGCACCGGGACGTGGTCGTGAAGTCCGCTTCGGGGCCGCCGCCCGGTGACCCCGGGCTCGCCCTGCCCACCACCCTGATCGGACCCGACGCGGACTTCACCGCCGTCGCGTCCGGTCCCGCGCTGCTGCAGCGGTACGTACGCAAGCGTGCCGACATTCGTCTGACCTGTGTCGGCACCCGGCTGTTCGCCGCACGGAAGACGGCCGAGCCGGACCAGGTCGACGGGCGCTACGGCGACACCGAGCACACCTGGCAGGCGGTTCCGGTGCCCGAACGCGTCGGCAAGCCGGTGCACGAGTACGTCGCCCTTGCCGGACTGGCGTACGCCGCCTTCGACTTCGCCGAGGACGAGGACGGCATCTGGTGGTTCCTCGAGTGCAATCAAAGCGGCCAGTTCGGCTTTGTCGAACTGGAGACCGGGCAGCCCATCTCAGAGACGGTCGCCCTGTGGCTGTCGCAGCGCAAGGCGGATCGCGGTGTTCCCCAGAGCTATTGGTGA
- the tgmA gene encoding putative ATP-grasp-modified RiPP, whose translation MRPFTLNYAVPIGLPPVVTPYRFDASRQLNVLPDGRPAVSDPELLLALGTTTSTAGSATHFDD comes from the coding sequence GTGCGACCGTTCACTCTCAACTACGCCGTTCCCATCGGGCTTCCTCCCGTGGTGACGCCGTATCGCTTCGACGCGTCGCGCCAACTGAACGTGCTACCGGACGGACGCCCGGCCGTCAGCGACCCGGAGCTCCTTCTGGCGCTCGGCACGACGACGTCCACCGCCGGTTCCGCGACGCACTTCGACGACTGA
- a CDS encoding glycosyl hydrolase family 95 catalytic domain-containing protein, with product MAAGAATGAATGVATGVGVAGAAAAQPGAAAAPAVLTGMRTDREWQEFLSGQDLVWKRVPRAWYEGPFLGNGLLGSIVYQEPGAKALRFTVHHSEVQDHRPQFGHNWGVARLPVGNLRLRPVGTITGADLRLDLWNAEVSGTVTTDKGSIELRALVHNDRTLLLITARASAGERDFRWEFVPSPAVSPRIVRENPPAGMEPNPDPVTTREQDGTGVVVQSLVAGGQTATAYRERTLGDVRAYVLAVAHSHPGTDAEGRARSAVRKASALPVSSLVRTHREWWHRFYRKSFISVPDGMLQSFYWIQLYKLASAAREHAPVMATTGPWLEPTPWPAVWWNLNVQLEYWAVHGSNHLELDAVPRTLAEHTDTLIGALRPEYRADSAGVRRATDANCDTSGTVTIPGVSTTPEVGNLPWALHNVWLTYRHTMDRGVLEDVLYPLLRRAVNYYLHFLYEGEDGRLHLPTTHSPEYGNAPDCNYDLALLRWSCATLLQSIDLLGVRDDLATKWRDVLERLTDHPVDENGFMIGAGVPFAKSHRHYSHMLSVYPLYLVNWEQPEHRDLIERSLTHWIGFEGALRGYSFTGAASISAQMGRGDDARTYLRDLIARFVQPNTMYYEAGPVVETPLSAAQSLHDMLCQSWGDTIRIFPAVPRTWQDVTLHDFRTQGAFLISAVRRGGTTRWVRVHSLAGQPCRVRHSMTGRLTVAGVSGPAPAWRDLGDGVVELDLDRGAEAVMYPAGSRPDLRVAPVRVTEPAERWGLPELPQNGSITQVDLTAYYDNDGITTEMYYGDGDFDGAGRTYPMAQLPQTGQTTDQGIAFSFTNGSEGTKNNVVAAGQEIAVPQGAYTKLHVLGAGDTASVTVSAVLRYADGTTEAASFGLTHWLASGPESGETAAVTTRQIHTRTGPLDLKAAVFHQAIALDANRQLVAVTLTAPPGAARAHVFALSLKR from the coding sequence ATGGCCGCCGGCGCCGCGACGGGAGCGGCAACAGGAGTGGCGACGGGAGTGGGTGTCGCCGGAGCGGCCGCCGCCCAGCCCGGAGCGGCGGCCGCTCCCGCGGTCCTCACGGGCATGCGTACCGACCGTGAGTGGCAGGAGTTCCTCTCCGGACAGGACCTGGTGTGGAAGCGGGTGCCGCGCGCCTGGTACGAGGGGCCGTTCCTCGGCAACGGACTGCTCGGCTCGATCGTCTACCAGGAGCCCGGGGCGAAAGCCCTGCGCTTCACCGTGCACCACAGCGAAGTCCAAGACCACCGGCCGCAGTTCGGCCACAACTGGGGTGTGGCCCGCCTTCCCGTCGGCAATCTCCGCTTGCGTCCCGTCGGGACCATCACCGGCGCCGACCTGCGCCTGGACCTGTGGAACGCCGAGGTCAGCGGTACGGTCACCACAGACAAGGGCAGCATCGAACTGCGCGCGCTGGTCCACAACGACCGTACGCTGCTGCTGATCACCGCGCGTGCGAGTGCGGGCGAGCGCGATTTCCGCTGGGAGTTCGTCCCCTCGCCGGCCGTCAGCCCGCGCATCGTGCGGGAGAACCCTCCGGCCGGAATGGAGCCCAACCCCGATCCGGTGACCACGCGGGAGCAGGACGGCACGGGAGTCGTCGTCCAGTCGCTGGTCGCGGGTGGCCAGACCGCCACGGCCTACCGGGAACGCACACTCGGTGACGTACGCGCGTACGTCCTGGCCGTTGCCCATTCTCACCCCGGCACCGACGCCGAAGGCCGTGCGAGATCGGCCGTCCGCAAGGCGTCCGCGCTGCCCGTCTCCAGCCTGGTGCGTACCCACCGCGAGTGGTGGCACCGCTTCTACCGCAAGAGCTTCATCTCCGTCCCCGACGGGATGCTGCAGAGCTTCTACTGGATCCAGCTCTACAAGCTTGCCTCCGCCGCTCGCGAGCACGCGCCCGTCATGGCGACCACCGGTCCCTGGCTGGAACCAACCCCCTGGCCCGCAGTGTGGTGGAACCTCAACGTCCAGTTGGAGTACTGGGCGGTGCACGGCTCCAACCATCTGGAACTGGACGCCGTCCCACGCACCCTCGCCGAGCACACCGACACCTTGATCGGGGCCCTGCGTCCCGAGTACCGGGCCGACTCGGCGGGCGTGCGCCGCGCCACCGACGCCAACTGCGACACCAGCGGCACCGTCACCATCCCCGGCGTCAGCACCACTCCGGAGGTCGGCAACCTGCCCTGGGCGCTGCACAACGTCTGGCTGACCTACCGTCACACGATGGACCGCGGCGTTCTCGAGGACGTCCTGTACCCGCTGCTGCGCCGAGCCGTCAACTACTACCTGCACTTCCTGTATGAGGGTGAGGACGGGCGCCTGCACCTGCCGACGACCCACTCGCCCGAGTACGGCAACGCCCCCGACTGCAACTACGACCTGGCCCTGCTGCGCTGGAGCTGCGCGACCCTGCTTCAGAGCATCGACCTGCTGGGCGTACGGGACGACCTGGCGACCAAGTGGCGCGACGTGCTGGAGCGGCTCACCGACCATCCGGTGGACGAGAACGGCTTCATGATCGGAGCCGGTGTGCCGTTCGCGAAGTCGCACCGGCACTACTCCCACATGCTCTCCGTCTACCCGCTCTACCTCGTCAACTGGGAGCAGCCCGAGCACCGTGACCTGATCGAACGGTCGCTGACGCACTGGATCGGCTTCGAGGGCGCTCTGCGCGGCTACAGCTTCACGGGGGCCGCCTCGATCTCCGCCCAGATGGGCCGCGGCGACGACGCGCGGACGTATCTGCGGGACCTGATCGCCCGGTTCGTACAGCCCAACACCATGTACTACGAGGCGGGGCCGGTCGTCGAGACACCGCTGTCCGCCGCGCAGAGCCTGCACGACATGCTCTGCCAGAGCTGGGGCGACACGATACGGATCTTTCCCGCCGTCCCGCGGACATGGCAGGACGTCACGCTGCACGACTTCCGCACCCAGGGGGCGTTCCTCATCAGCGCCGTCCGCCGGGGCGGCACGACGCGCTGGGTGCGGGTCCACAGCCTCGCCGGGCAGCCGTGCCGGGTGCGCCACTCGATGACCGGACGGCTCACGGTCGCCGGGGTCAGTGGCCCCGCCCCCGCCTGGCGCGACCTGGGCGACGGCGTGGTCGAGCTGGACCTGGACCGCGGCGCGGAAGCGGTGATGTACCCGGCGGGCTCGCGCCCCGACCTGCGCGTCGCCCCCGTGAGGGTGACCGAGCCGGCCGAACGGTGGGGACTGCCGGAGCTGCCGCAGAACGGCAGCATCACCCAGGTCGACCTGACGGCGTACTACGACAACGACGGCATCACCACCGAGATGTACTACGGCGACGGGGACTTCGACGGCGCCGGGCGTACGTACCCCATGGCCCAGCTGCCTCAGACCGGGCAGACGACGGACCAGGGGATCGCCTTCTCCTTCACCAACGGCAGCGAGGGAACGAAGAACAACGTGGTGGCCGCCGGGCAGGAGATCGCCGTACCGCAGGGCGCGTACACCAAGCTGCACGTGCTCGGCGCGGGCGACACGGCGAGCGTGACCGTGTCGGCTGTGCTCCGCTACGCCGACGGAACCACCGAGGCCGCGTCGTTCGGGCTCACCCACTGGCTGGCGTCCGGCCCCGAGTCCGGAGAGACGGCGGCGGTGACCACCAGACAGATCCATACGCGCACCGGGCCGCTGGACCTCAAGGCGGCAGTCTTCCACCAGGCCATCGCACTCGACGCGAACAGGCAACTGGTCGCCGTCACGCTGACCGCTCCTCCGGGGGCAGCCAGGGCGCACGTCTTCGCGCTCTCCCTGAAGCGGTAG
- a CDS encoding VOC family protein, whose product MTVELNHTIVAAHDKKASAQFLADILGLEVSSPFGPFIPVQIPNGVTLDYADADDPITPQHYAFLVSEDDFDAIFARIRAAGLTYWADPFHRRVNEINRNDGGRGTYFDDPNGHNLEILTRPYGSGDPS is encoded by the coding sequence ATGACTGTCGAGCTGAACCACACCATCGTCGCCGCCCACGACAAGAAGGCCTCGGCCCAGTTCCTCGCCGACATCCTGGGTCTGGAGGTGAGCTCGCCCTTCGGCCCGTTCATCCCGGTCCAGATCCCCAACGGCGTCACCCTCGACTACGCCGACGCCGACGACCCCATCACTCCGCAGCACTACGCGTTCCTGGTCTCGGAGGACGACTTCGACGCGATCTTCGCCCGAATCCGGGCCGCTGGTCTGACGTACTGGGCGGACCCGTTCCACCGCCGCGTCAACGAGATCAACAGGAACGACGGCGGCCGCGGCACCTACTTCGACGACCCGAACGGCCACAACCTGGAGATTCTGACGCGGCCTTACGGGAGCGGAGACCCGTCGTAA
- a CDS encoding NAD(P)-dependent alcohol dehydrogenase yields MTTVAAYAAPAAKAPLERTTIERRAVREFDVLIDIKFAGICHSDIHQVQEGWGEAIFPMVPGHEIAGVVSEVGPGVTKYQVGDRVGVGCMVDSCRECDNCKAGQEQYCTGGGMIGTYNALDKDGEPTYGGYAEKIVVDENYVVRIPNGLSLDVAAPLLCAGITTYSPLKHWNAGPGKKVAVVGMGGLGHMAVKIAHALGAEVTVLSQSLRKQEDGLKLGADHYYATSDPKTFQELAGTFDLIVSTVSAPLDFDAFLSLLRTDGALANVGAPEEPVSVNLFSLIMGRKTLAGSAIGGIRETQEMLDFCAEHGIGAEIELIGASEINEAYERVQSSDVRYRFVIDTATI; encoded by the coding sequence ATGACCACTGTTGCTGCGTACGCCGCACCCGCCGCCAAGGCTCCGCTGGAGCGCACCACCATCGAGCGCCGCGCGGTCCGCGAGTTCGATGTGCTGATCGACATCAAGTTCGCCGGCATCTGTCACTCCGACATCCACCAGGTGCAGGAGGGCTGGGGCGAGGCGATCTTTCCGATGGTCCCCGGTCACGAGATCGCGGGCGTCGTCTCCGAGGTCGGCCCCGGCGTGACCAAGTACCAGGTCGGCGACCGCGTGGGCGTCGGCTGCATGGTCGACTCCTGCCGCGAGTGCGACAACTGCAAGGCCGGTCAGGAGCAGTACTGCACCGGCGGCGGCATGATCGGCACGTACAACGCCCTCGACAAGGACGGCGAGCCCACCTACGGCGGCTACGCCGAGAAGATCGTCGTCGACGAGAACTACGTCGTCCGCATCCCCAACGGCCTGTCCCTCGACGTGGCCGCGCCGCTGCTCTGCGCCGGCATCACCACGTACTCGCCCCTAAAGCACTGGAACGCCGGCCCCGGCAAGAAGGTCGCCGTCGTCGGCATGGGCGGACTCGGTCACATGGCCGTCAAGATCGCGCACGCACTCGGCGCCGAGGTCACGGTCCTCTCGCAGTCCCTGCGCAAGCAGGAGGACGGCCTGAAGCTGGGCGCCGACCACTACTACGCCACCAGCGACCCGAAGACCTTCCAGGAGCTGGCCGGCACCTTCGACCTCATCGTCTCGACGGTCTCGGCCCCGCTCGACTTCGACGCGTTCCTGTCCCTGCTGCGCACGGACGGCGCCCTGGCGAATGTCGGCGCCCCCGAGGAGCCGGTCTCCGTCAACCTCTTCTCGTTGATCATGGGCCGCAAGACCCTCGCCGGCTCCGCCATCGGCGGCATCCGGGAGACCCAGGAGATGCTGGACTTCTGCGCGGAGCACGGCATCGGCGCGGAGATCGAGCTGATCGGCGCGTCCGAGATCAACGAGGCGTACGAGCGGGTGCAGAGCAGCGATGTGCGCTACCGCTTCGTGATCGACACCGCGACGATCTAG
- a CDS encoding helix-turn-helix domain-containing protein: MDAQPHPDHEPGTGLDRRAELSEFLRTRRARLKPEDVGLPDFGRHRRVPGLRREELAQLAGVSVAYYTRLEQGNGRNVSAEVLDSIARALRLTDAEHAHLTHLAKPKQHKKKPAAPTQHIRAALRQLLDSIDGVPAYIVGRRSDILAWNRMAAALFGDWSELPPQERNWARLVFLNPASRELFVEWDQKQADMVSFLRMDAGCHPDDPRLSALVGELSLKSEEFRRLWARHDVKEKSHGVKRLRHPLVGDLTLSFETFHMADDAQQSLITYHAEPGSPSAEALRLLASWGRDATHAGRTAPQA; encoded by the coding sequence ATGGACGCACAGCCCCACCCCGACCACGAGCCCGGCACGGGCCTGGACCGCCGCGCCGAGCTCAGCGAGTTCCTGCGCACCCGGCGCGCCCGGCTGAAGCCGGAGGACGTCGGGCTGCCGGACTTCGGGCGGCACCGCCGGGTGCCGGGGCTGCGCCGCGAGGAGCTCGCGCAGCTCGCCGGGGTGTCCGTGGCGTACTACACGCGCCTGGAGCAGGGCAACGGGCGCAACGTCTCGGCGGAGGTCCTGGACTCCATCGCCCGCGCCCTGCGCCTGACTGACGCCGAGCATGCGCATCTGACCCACCTGGCGAAGCCCAAGCAGCACAAGAAGAAGCCGGCCGCACCGACCCAGCACATACGGGCCGCGCTGCGGCAGCTGCTGGACTCGATCGACGGTGTCCCGGCGTACATCGTGGGGCGCCGCTCGGACATCCTGGCCTGGAACCGGATGGCCGCGGCACTCTTCGGCGACTGGTCGGAGCTGCCGCCGCAGGAGCGGAACTGGGCGCGGCTGGTGTTCCTGAACCCCGCGTCCCGCGAGCTGTTCGTGGAGTGGGACCAGAAGCAGGCCGACATGGTCAGCTTTCTGCGCATGGACGCCGGCTGCCACCCCGACGACCCGCGGCTGTCCGCCCTGGTCGGCGAACTCTCCCTCAAGAGCGAGGAGTTCAGGCGGCTGTGGGCCAGGCACGACGTCAAGGAGAAGAGCCACGGCGTCAAGCGCCTGCGCCACCCGCTCGTCGGCGACCTGACGCTGTCCTTCGAGACGTTCCACATGGCCGACGACGCCCAGCAGTCGCTGATCACCTACCACGCGGAGCCGGGATCGCCGTCGGCAGAGGCCCTGCGCCTGCTGGCGAGCTGGGGCAGGGACGCCACGCACGCGGGCCGGACCGCTCCCCAGGCGTAG
- a CDS encoding group II truncated hemoglobin: MTAHTVEYIRYRIPEQQSAEFLAAYTRAAAHLAAAPQCVDYELARCEEDFEHFILRITWTSSEDHLEGFRKSELFSDFLAEIRPYVGDIEEMRHYKPTTVRGAGAAVPTLYAWAGGAEAFSRLTEVFYDKVLRDDVLAPVFAGLAPEHASHVALWLGEVFGGPAAYSETQGGHGHMVAKHLGKGITEVQRRRWVNLLQDAADEAGLPTDAEFRSAFVAYAEWGTRLAVYFSGPDAKPPAEQPVPKWTWGAAPPYRP, translated from the coding sequence ATGACCGCCCACACCGTCGAGTACATCCGGTATCGCATCCCCGAGCAGCAGTCGGCCGAGTTCCTGGCCGCCTACACCCGTGCCGCCGCCCATCTCGCCGCGGCCCCGCAGTGCGTCGACTACGAACTGGCACGCTGCGAGGAGGACTTCGAGCACTTCATCCTGCGGATCACCTGGACCTCGTCCGAGGATCACCTCGAGGGCTTCCGGAAGTCGGAGCTGTTCTCCGACTTCCTCGCCGAGATCCGGCCGTACGTGGGCGACATCGAGGAGATGCGCCACTACAAGCCGACCACCGTACGCGGCGCGGGCGCGGCCGTGCCGACGCTGTACGCCTGGGCGGGCGGCGCCGAGGCCTTCTCCCGGCTCACCGAGGTCTTCTACGACAAGGTGCTACGGGACGACGTCCTGGCCCCCGTCTTCGCCGGTCTCGCCCCCGAACACGCCTCGCATGTCGCGCTCTGGCTCGGCGAGGTCTTCGGCGGCCCGGCGGCCTACTCCGAGACGCAGGGCGGCCACGGTCACATGGTCGCCAAGCACCTCGGCAAGGGCATCACCGAGGTACAGCGCCGCCGCTGGGTCAATCTCCTCCAGGACGCGGCGGACGAGGCGGGCCTCCCGACCGACGCTGAGTTCCGCTCGGCCTTCGTCGCGTACGCGGAGTGGGGGACGCGGCTCGCGGTGTACTTCTCGGGCCCGGACGCGAAGCCTCCGGCGGAGCAGCCGGTGCCGAAGTGGACATGGGGAGCGGCTCCGCCGTACCGGCCGTAG